A genomic region of Arachis hypogaea cultivar Tifrunner chromosome 5, arahy.Tifrunner.gnm2.J5K5, whole genome shotgun sequence contains the following coding sequences:
- the LOC112800909 gene encoding transcription factor MYB124, whose translation MQDNMKKQKQKQVVVVANNEESNKKKEHRIVMWTQEEDDILREQVGIHGTENWGIIASKFKDKTTRQCRRRWFTYLNSDFKKGGWSPEEDMLLCEAQKLLGNRWTEISKVVPGRTDNAVKNRFSTLRKKRAKYEALAKENHTSYTNSNNKRVILQHGHVTDSASESGVSTKKMRRPHIPVVEERINYGDRLHKQNGTQISQQPRAPFAVLPPNSHNVNNLSDQHDICSLKFNGYGQNKLQGTFLKKDDPRINALMQQAELLSSLALKVDAENMDQSLENAWKVLQEFLKRTKESDGPRCKVPDLQLVDLGDWLEDLKSNSEGIQPCWRKFKSIQNTKFYEDYSFGLYSRQMELYEDSPGSSEYSTGSTLLPHLGADNSEHSLHQEIETELKSIHIGDQKECEQGVLSTATLDQDVFTLNKDRMNKDGIVSASSMTEFSSPLQVTPLFRSLAAGIPSPQFSESERNFLMKTLGMESPSLNNISLNPSQPPLCKRALLQSL comes from the exons ATGCAAGATAATAtgaagaagcagaagcagaagcaggtAGTGGTGGTGGCCAATAATGAAGAATCTAATAAGAAGAAGGAGCATCGCATTGTTATGTGGACTCAAGAG GAGGATGATATTCTGAGGGAGCAGGTTGGAATCCATGGAACTGAAAA TTGGGGTATTATTGCttctaaattcaaggataaaacTACAAGACAGTGCAGAAGGAG ATGGTTCACTTACTTGAATTCTGATTTCAAGAAAGGGGGTTGGTCACCGGAGGAAGATATGCTCTTGTGCGAG GCTCAGAAACTATTGGGTAACCGGTGGACAGAAATATCAAAGGTGGTTCCAGGCAG AACGGATAATGCTGTTAAGAACCGGTTCTCCACATTGCGCAAAAAGAGAGCGAAATATGAAGCATTAGCAAAAGAGAACCACACTTCTTACACCAATTCAAATAATAAGAGGGTTATTCTACAACATGGACATGTTACAGATTCAGCATCAGAATCTGGTGTGTCTACTAAGAAGATGAG GAGGCCGCATATTCCAGTGGTAGAAGAAAGGATAAACTATGGAGACAGATTACATAAACAAAATGGAACTCAGATAAGTCAGCAGCCAAGAGCGCCATTCGCCGTGCTACCTCCGAACTCTCATAATGTCAACAACTTATCAGATCAGCATGATATCTGCAGTTTGAAGTTTAATGGTTATG GCCAAAACAAGTTGCAAGGGACATTCCTCAAAAAGGATGATCCAAGGATAAACGCATTGATGCAACAAGCAGAGTTGCTAAGTTCATTAGCTCTAAAAGTTGATGCAGAGAACATGGACCAAAGTCTAGAAAATGCATGGAAG GTTCTTCAAGAGTTTCTGAAACGAACCAAAGAGTCTGATGGTCCGAGATGTAAGGTTCCGGATCTACAGCTTGTAGATCTAGGAGATTGGTTGGAGGACTTGAAGAGTAACAGTGAGGGAATTCAACCATGTTGGAGGAAATTTAAATCCATTCAAAACACAAAGTTCTATGAGGACTATAGTTTCGGATTGTATTCTAGGCAAATGGAATTATATGAAGACTCTCCTGGCAGTTCTGAGTACAGCACAGGATCAACTCTCCTCCCTCATTTGGGTGCCGACAACTCGGAACACTCGCTGCATCAGGAAATTGAAACTGAACTCAAGTCAATACACATTGGAGATCAAAAGGAATGTGAGCAAGGTGTTCTTTCTACTGCAACTTTGGATCAAG ATGTTTTCACATTAAATAAGGATCGGATGAACAAAGATGGCATTGTTTCTGCCTCATCAATGACAGAGTTCAGTTCCCCTCTTCAAGTTACACCTCTGTTCAGATCCTTGGCTGCAGGAATTCCTAGCCCTCAATTTTCCGAAAGC gagaGGAACTTTCTCATGAAAACACTTGGAATGGAATCTCCATCCCTCAACAACATAAGCTTAAACCCCTCGCAACCACCACTCTGCAAAAGAGCCCTGCTACAAAGCCTATAA